The sequence CCGTCGAGTACACCGTCGAGCACCGGATAGGCGATGCGGTCCTCGGAGAGGTTCGCCTGGTGGATGAAGTGGGGTCTGGGATCGTTGGAGAGGACGTGCCCCAGTGCGATCCGGGTCTCCAGCGGGACGATGTAGTCGGTGTAGCCGGTGGCGACGTCCAGCGGCGCGGCCAGGCAGGTGGTGGTGGCGGGGTTGTCCTCGCAGACCCCGCTGCCGCCCTGGGCACGGCTGGTGTAGAGCCAGTTGTACTCGTCCACCTGTTCGGTCGCCCGCCCGGCGTTGTAGAAGATGTTCATCGGGTAGCGGGAGATGGTCGTGGCGGGCCCGACCTGGCGTTGCACGGGGTCACGGGAGTTGTCCGAGCCCAGCCACTGGATGCCCGTGTCGGCGAGGGCGAGTGCCAGGTTGGGGTTGTCCACCGGCTGCTGCGGGGTCACCTTCAGTCCGGAGTGCTCGCCGGTGACCAACTCCCCCTGGATGAGCGGAAGTCCGGCGGCCACGCCCCATGCCTGGTTGGTCGCGATCTCGTCGACGATTTCGTTCCGGCTGACCCACCGGGTGGATCCGTCCGTGTTCGTCGCGCACTTCCACGGCACCACGCTGATGTCCTGCACGCAGCCCAGGAAGGCGTGGGTGTAGGTGTGGTTGATCCAGCGGAATCGGCCGCGGTCGGCGATGAGCTTGTCGGCGAGCAGGTCCTGACCGCCGTTGTCCTCGCGGTGGTCGGCGCTGCCGGAGGCGTTGTAGGCCAGGTCGAAGGTGAAGTCATGGCTGTTCTGCCAGCCGATGGCGTGATCGACGTCGGCCGGGACCATGCGGACCGGGTCCGGGGTGCCCGCGCCCGGCTGGCAGTCCACGTCTCCGGGTGTGCAGTTGAGAACGGTGTCCCAGCGGTCGTCGGCCGCGAAGACGTCGTCGACGTGGACCGCGAAGTAGTTGCGGTCGGCGCCGAGGTGCACGCCGCCGGTCATCCACTCCACGATGCCCCGGGCCAGCAGCCGGTACTGCTGCTGGTACCGGTTGTAGACGAAGGTGACGACGAGCTCGCGCCGTCCGTCGTGCCGGTACTCGCCCACCAGGGAGCCCTTGGCCGTGCTGCCCGGGATGGTGGCCTGGACGTACGGGGTGAAGTCGGCGCCCGTCACCGGTGTCGAGAGGTAGGCGTAGGACTCGCCCACGGTGGGGGAGTTGTCCTCGAACGGAACCGTGCCCTCCAGGTAGCGGAAGGGCCCGGCCTTGCCGGCCTGCGTCACCTCGGCCGGCACCCCGTCGACGCTGCCCGCGTAGCCCGTGCCGACCGCCGCGTTGAGCCCCACCTGCGGACGGGCGTAGGTGTAGGCGTCGACCTGGGGGATCGAGTACGCCTGCTCGTAGGCCACGAGGGCCGCCATCTCGGCGGAGCCCGTGGGGAACGGGTTGTCGTTGGGCAGGACCACGGCCTGGTACTTGGCTCGCGGTCGGCCGTCGACGGTATCGGCGAGGAAGCCCGCGTCGATCGCGGCGCGGCCCGAGTCGTTCAGATCGACCTCGGTGTACGGCGTTCCGGCGTTCTCCAGTTCGGCGGCGATGGCGTCGGTGGACGGCCCCCCGTCGGATACGACGAGCACGCGCAGATCGACGCGCGGTACCGGATCGTCCGCCTGGGCGGTGGCAACGGGTAACCCGATGGTCGCCATCAGTGTGCCCACGACGAGCGCGGTGGTGCGAATGGTCCGCTTCATGCGGTGGAAATCCCTCCCCAGGGCAGGGGAGGTCGGGCTCCTGTCGGAGCCTGCTCTACCCCCATGACCGTGCCGCCGCCCCTTTGAGGCGCCGGTCGTTGACGCATCCGTCGAGTCACATGATGGGGTCCATGTGGAGTTTTTGTGTGACCAACAGGAAACTTGACGGAAAAGCATATGTCTCAATCAATCCGACAAGGTGTTCGCCTTCGTCGGCTGTGGCGCTCCCGGCCCTGGGTGCGGGGGTGGGTGCCGCCAATGGACTAGACCAAAATGGCCACGCGAGATGGAGCTGGATCAAGTCACTGCCGGACGCCATGCCGACGGCGGCCGGCGTGGAGCAGGGGCCGGCCGCCGCCGTCCATGAGGTCCCCGCTCAGTGGGGGCATGCACGGTGCGGGATGTGCGGGGGTGCGGTCACGCGCACAGCACGCGGGTCTCCGGCGTGTAGACCGGGCCGCCGCTGACGCTGGTGCTGTCGCTGAACTCTGCGTAGAAGTAGGAGTAGAAGCCGATGTTGCCGTTGCAGCCGGAGTCGGCGGCGACTTGCAGGGTCAGGGTGACGGTACGGCTCTGACCGGGCGGGATGGTGGTGCCGTAGTTGCCGCCGAGGTCCGCCGGCCCGACGCCGGAACACGGGACGGCCCCCGCGGCCGTCTCCAGGCTGCACCCGGCGAAGCTGTACTTGAGGTCGGGGCGCTGGGTGGTCAGCCATGTCGGATCGATGGTCTGATAGATGAACCAGATGTCGTACGTCTGGTTGTTCCTGATCGTCATCGACAGGTTCACCGTGCCGCCGGGCGTGGTGGTGGCCGCGTCGGTGCTGAACGACAGTTCGGCGGCCGGATCGGCGGCGCTCGCGGCAGGCGCCAGGCCGAAGAGCGAGAGGGCGACGGCGACGATTGCGGCGAGACCGAGGCGTCTCGTGCGAGTGAGTCTCATGGCCCGGGAGGGTAGGCACGACCCGCGCGCACCGTCTGCACCCCGAGCCCCACCGTGTTCACGGTGTGGCCAAAAGCGACTGAATGGTGAAGGTCTTGTGCGGCCATCTTCACACAGTGTGCGAGAGGACCGTTCCTGCACGATAACGCCATGGTGCGGCGCGGTTGCGGAGAGTTGCCGTACGTGGTCCTGCCGGAGGTGACGGTCGCGCGGGCAATGGCGGGATCCGTTGGTAGCGAGCCGGCAGTGCCCGCCGGGCGAAGGCTCTTCTGCTGCAGGGACTGTCGGCTGAGGCGGTCCGGCGAGGGTAAGCCTCGCCTGACGCGGACCGGGCGGCCCCTCGGAGCCGTACGGCTGCATGTGGCTATGTGCGACGATCGTTCGAATGATCAGCGTGAGCGGGGACTTCGAGCTCTCTACGGGCGAGTTGCGAGCTGTGGCGCGGTACGCCGCCGAGGCGGCGCAGGGCGTTCTGACGATGTTCGAGGACGCCCATCCCGGTGATGACCGGCCGCGTGCCGCGATCGACGCCGCGTGGGAGTTCGTCGACGGCGCGCCCCGGACCAGGCTTCAGCGCGTCGCCTCGATGAACGCGCACCGCGCGGCGAAGGACGCGGCCACCGAAGCCGCAAGGCTCGCAGCACAGGCGGCCGGCGACGCCGCATCCGCCGCCTACCTGCACCCGATCGCGAAGGCCCACCAGGTCGCCCACATCCTGCGCGCGGCGGCCAACGCGGCCCGCATCGCGGAGATCGAGGACCCCGGAGCGGGGGACCGGGCACTCGAAGGGGCCCGCGAACGAGCCACCCCCGTCCTGATCGACGTCCTCCGCCGCTACCCTCCCGCCCCCAACGGCAGGAGCCGCACCGCACAGCTCATGACAGCGCTGGACACTGCGCTGCGAGGCGGAGTGGATCCAGCGCGCCTTGCGTGAGACACACGACGCCGGAGGGGTAGCAAGCCGTTCGCAAACCATTCGACGGCGTCTTCCTCATGCCGCATAGTGGCGCGCTGAGCAGAATCGATCTCGGGGCGCCCTGTCAGAGCTGTGGTCGCGGCAGTGGCCGGCGCCGGAGGGCGACTCTCGGACGCGTTACGCGTATGCGGACCGGTGGGTTCGTTTTCACAGCCTTCCCGAGTCCAAACGCTATGCCGACGACGAAGCCCAGTACGCCGTGATACTCGACCGGCATCACACGCTGCTGAGCGAACTGGGGCCGGACGACGAGGAGCGGCTCTCCGCGTAACCCTTGGGCCTGTAGTCCCCCGCGGACCGCTCGGGCGTGCCGCAGTTCCACGACCGGCTGCCCACCCTCATGGGCGCGCTGCCCACCGCCGTGCTCGCCGACCCCGACCGGCTGCACGAACTCGGCGCCCATATCCTCCTGCTGGGCGTGGGCCACAACCGCAACTCCTTCCTGCACTACGCCGAGTCCCTGATAGCCAACCACCGCCGCAAGCTGCGCCGCTTCCCGTACGTCGTCGACGGCGAACGGGTCTGGGTGGAAGTGCCGGACGTGGGCGACGACAACGGCCGGCACTTCCCGGGCGTCGGAGCGGAGGCGGAGGAAGCGGGACTGGTACGCGTCCGTGTGATCGGTGCCGCCGAGTGCCGCCTGATGGAGAGCCGCCCCTTCATCGAGTTCGCCGCCCGACGGCTCCGGGAGCGGTTGGCGGGGGAGGGACGCGGCGTCACCGGGGGCGAAGCGGAGGCGTAGCGGACGCTCAGCAGCTCACGCTGCCCCGCCGCAACGCGTGCCCGCCGTCGTTCGCGTCGTCCGACCAGTACACCGGCTTCGACCCCGCCACGCACTCGTCCGCGCCGGACAGCGCGAAGCCCTCGTTGTTGTAATTCGGCATGCCGGACGGGCGGTTGTACGCGGCGACCGTGGCGAACGCGCCCATCGCGTCGACCTTCAACGTGCGGTGCTGCCCGTCACAGGTGTCGTCGCAGACCGCCCAGAGGCGGGACGCCTGGGGCTCCCACTGGAGCTCCATCACGCCGGACATGCCGCTGCTGAAGGAGGCGACCCGGGTGTACGAACCGGAGTCGGCCAGGACGTAGCCGTACACCGTGCCGGTGCCCTCGACGCCGACGAAGAAGACCCCGCCGCTGTGGGCGGCGTAGTGCGCCGGATCGTACGCCGCGCCCGTCGACGCGTCCTTGAAGCCGGCGCCCGTCAGCGACGCGTCCGGGACCCAGGTGATCGCTTCGAGGCCCAGGTTGGAGCCGGTCGACGGGAGGTCCGAGGTGAGGTTCCACTCCTTGGTGGCCGTCAGCGACGAGCCCGAACCGCTCACGTCGTACCGCAGCACGGACAGGCGGCTCGTGCCCGAGGCGTCCCCGTTGCGCTCGCTGGCGACGAAGATCCCGCCGCTCGTCGCGGTGACGCCCTCGCTGTCCGGGCTGCCGGAGCCGCCGGGGAAGCGGAGGGTCTTGCCGGAGGACCAGCCGTTCGCGGTGTCCGGCTTCCAGCCGGCGCCGTCCCGGACCAGGCGCCACAGCTTGCCGCTGTTCTGCGCCGCCCACAGCACACCGCCGTCCTGGTACAGGCCGCTCAGGTCCTCGCCGAACACGTTGGAGCCGTCCGCCGTGGCGACCGCGCCGCCCCCGGGCCACGCCACGGGCGTCGTGGTGTCCCCGCCGCCCCCGCCGCCGCAGGCGTTCGCCGCGCCCAGCGTCACCGAGGCCGCCTGCTTGAACGCACCGGTGCCGTCGGCGCAGCGCGACCAGGACGGGTCGGAGTGCTTGCTCCAGGAGAAGCCGTCCACCTGCGTCTTGCCGTCCGCGAGGTACAGCCGCGCCTCGTCCGCCGAGCCGAGCCCGAACGCGCCGCTCACGTCGAACGCCCGGAACCCGCCGGGCGCCAGCGTCGTCCCGGAGGCGATCTTGTACGCGTGGTCCTTGTCGTCGTCCTTCAGCACCCACCCCGAGACGTCGACCGAGGCCGTGCCCTTGTTGTACAGCTCCACGGAGTCGTTGACGCCGCCGGTGGTCACCACCTCGTTGATACGCACGTCGTCGGCCGGGGCCGCGTGCGCCGCCGGCATCCCGGTCAGCGCACCGGCGGCCAGCAGCGGCGCGGCGACGAGGAAGCGGGCGAGAGCGCGGGGCCGCCGTGGGCGGAAGGTCGATGCGGTCACGGAATCCATCCTGGGAGGTCGTCGTGGGGCGGGCGGCCCGACGCTCCCGGCCCCGCCCGAACGGGATACCTACCCCCGGGAGGACGGCTCGCGAACGCCGGGCAAATTCTGCGCCGCCCCCCACATCGGCGTCCGGATGCGTGAATGCGCTTCCAAACCGGCGCCCCGCATGTGGGAACATCTCGGGAACCACAGGGGAAGAGAGGTGACGCGGCGCGATGAGTACTCCGACGGTGTACGACGTTGCCGAGCGGGCGGGGGTCTCCATCGCGACGGTGTCGCGGGTGTACCGCAACCCGGATTCGGTGCGCGGGGAGACCCGCGAACGCGTACTGGCCAGCGCACGCGAACTCGGGTACGTGCCCAGCGGCAGCGCACGCGGACTCGCCAGCCGCAGCACCGGCGTACTCGGCCTGTGCTACCCGGACTTCCACGACGCGGAGGCCGACAGCGCGACCGCGTCCGACCCCGGCGAGGTGACCCTCTACTCCGACGAGGTCATACGGGGCATGGAGCGGGCCGCGAGGCGCCACGGCTACGCGCTGCTCATCGCCTCCTCGCACGCCGACGAGGCCGGCGCCCGGCTCACCGAGGTCGCGGGCCGGGTCGACGGGCTCGCCGTGCTCGCCCAGGCCGTGCCGGACGAGGTCCTGGACATGGTGGCGAGGCGGGTGCCCGTCGTGGTGCTCGCGGGGGAGCCGTACGACGGTCTGGATCATGTGAAGGTGGCCAACTTCGACGGCCAGTTGCAGATCACCAGGCACCTGCTCAGCGCCCACCGGCTGCGCCGGCTCGCCTTCGTCGGCGGGCCCGCGGACTCCCCGGACGGCGAGGCCCGGTTCCTCGGATACCAGGCCGCGCACCTCGAAGCCGGCCTCCCGCTCCCCGCCGAACCCGACCTGCGGGGCGACCTCACCCAGGCCGCCGGGCGCCAGGCGGTGGAGGCCCTTTTCGGGGCGTCCGCGAAGGGGCCGCGGCCCCAGGGTCTGGTGTTCGCCAACGACCAGATGGCCGTGGGTGCGCTGCACGCCCTGCAGGAGCGGGGCATCGACGTGCCCGGCGACATCGCCGTGACCGGGTTCGACGGCATCCCCCTCAGCCGCCTGGTCCGGCCGACGCTCACCACGGTCCTGCAGCCCATGGGGCGGCTCGGCGTGGAGGCGGTCGAACTGCTCGTGGCGCGGCTCGCCGAGCGCGACAGAGCGCCGGAAGCGAGACTTCTGCCCGTCGCGGCGGTCCTGCGCGAGAGCTGCGGCTGCCCGGCGGGCACGGGGGCGTAGGGCCGGGCACGGGCGCGTAGGGCCGGGCAGGGACCGCGGGCGCGCCAGGACGCCCCGGACCGCCCGCCTGCCCGGACCGCCCGCCCGGACCCGGGAGCCCCGCGCCCGCCCCCGTAACACCCCGGTCAACCCCGGCACCGCTCACGTTACGCAAGCGTTACCCCATCCCCCTTGAGTGATTCTGACCCGTGTCGCAGAGTTCTGTATGCGCTTTCAGATAGCGCATACACAGCTCGAGGAGGAGCTCCATGGCACGCCCCGCCAAGACCGTCACAGGCATCTCCGTCGCAGTGGCCGCCGCGCTGTCCCTCACCGCCTGCGGCGGCGGCAGTGGCGCGCAGCAGTCCGCCGACGCCAAGCAGACCCTGACCGTCTGGGGCATGGGCGAGGAGGCCAAGCGGCTGGCCGAGGTCGCCAAGGACTTCGAGAAGGACAACCCGAACGTCACCGTCAAGGTGACCCCCATCGGCTGGGACGTCGTCGGCCAGAAGATGACCGCCGCCGCCGCTGCCGGGAAGCTCCCCGACATGGCGCAGATGGGCTCCACGATGATGGGGCAGTACATCGCGCTCGACGTGCTGGAGCCGGTGAACACCAAGACCTTCAAGAAGTCGGACTTCTTCCCCGCCACCTGGAACAGCAACGTGGTGGACGGCACCGCCTACGGCGTCCCGTGGTACGCCGACGTACGCGGCCTCTACTACCGCACCGACCTCGCGAAGAAGGCGGGCGTCGACAAGGCCCCGGTCACCTGGGCGGACCACCACGCGCTGGCGGAGGCGTACAAGAAGAACGGCGCCCAGTACGGCACCGCCCTCCAGCCCGGCAACACCGGCGCCTGGCAGAGCTGGCTCCAGTTCCTGTACTCCGAGGGCGGCAGCCTCACCGACGCCGACGGCAAGTCCGCGCTCGGCTCCCCGGAGGCCGTGAAGGCGTTCGAGACGTGGGGCAGCTACTTCAAGGACGGGCTGGCCAAGAAGAACTTCGTGCCCGGCGCCGACGTGGCCAAGACCTTCGCCAAGGGCGAGGAGCCGACGTTCATGTCCGGCCCCTGGATGGTCCAGAACCTCAACGAGCAGCAGCCGCAGCTCAAGGGCAAGTGGAAGACCGCCCCGCTCCCCGCGGGCCCGAAGGGGTCCGTCTCCTGGGTCGGCGGCGCCTCGCTGGTGACCTTCAAGGACAGCGAGCACAAGGCCGCCGCCGAGAAGTTCACCCAGTACCTGACCACCCCCGAGACGCAGGCCGCCTGGTACGGGGCGACCAAGTCGCTGCCCGCCAACAAGGCCGCCTACGACCGGCCGGAGATCAAGGACAGCGCCGAGGCCGACAGCCTGAAGGTCTTCCGCGGCGCCCTGGACACCGGCAAGGAGATCCCGGCCCTGGAGAAGTGGAACGAGATCGCCGCGGCCATCGAGGGCACCCTGGAGAAGATCGCGCAGGGCGGTGACCCTGCCACCGAGGCCAAGAAGCTCCAGGCGACCACGGAGGGGCTGATCTCCCGGTGAAGACCGCCGCCACCCGGGCCGGGGCCGGCCCGGACCGCACCCCGGCCCAGGCCGGCGGCTCTATCGGGCAGCAGGCCCCGACGGGCCCGGAGCTCCGCCCCGACCGGCTCTCCCGGCAGAACCTCGCCGGCTGGCTGTACTCGACGCCGTTCCTGGCCCTGTTCCTGACCTTCATGGCGTTCCCGATCATCGCGACGCTCCTCATGAGCTTCACCGACTTCGGCCTGCGCAACGTCACCCACCCGCTCGACGCGCGGTTCGTCGGCCTGGACAACTACACCGCGCTCTTCGGCGACCCGAAGTTCATGAAGGCGCTCTTCAACACCTGCTACTTCGTGGTGCTGGGCGTCCCCCTGACCATCGGCAGCGGACTGGTCGCGGCCGTGCTCCTCAACTCCGGCATCGACCGCTTCCGGACCTTCTTCCGGGTCGGCTTCTACGTACCCGTCGTCACCGCCATCGTCGCGGTGGCCGTCATCTGGCGGTTCGTGCTCGACCCCTCGGAGGGCCTGATCGCCGGGCTC is a genomic window of Streptomyces sp. NBC_00708 containing:
- a CDS encoding exonuclease SbcC, whose amino-acid sequence is MISVSGDFELSTGELRAVARYAAEAAQGVLTMFEDAHPGDDRPRAAIDAAWEFVDGAPRTRLQRVASMNAHRAAKDAATEAARLAAQAAGDAASAAYLHPIAKAHQVAHILRAAANAARIAEIEDPGAGDRALEGARERATPVLIDVLRRYPPAPNGRSRTAQLMTALDTALRGGVDPARLA
- a CDS encoding AAC(3) family N-acetyltransferase, whose product is MPQFHDRLPTLMGALPTAVLADPDRLHELGAHILLLGVGHNRNSFLHYAESLIANHRRKLRRFPYVVDGERVWVEVPDVGDDNGRHFPGVGAEAEEAGLVRVRVIGAAECRLMESRPFIEFAARRLRERLAGEGRGVTGGEAEA
- a CDS encoding lamin tail domain-containing protein, which codes for MTASTFRPRRPRALARFLVAAPLLAAGALTGMPAAHAAPADDVRINEVVTTGGVNDSVELYNKGTASVDVSGWVLKDDDKDHAYKIASGTTLAPGGFRAFDVSGAFGLGSADEARLYLADGKTQVDGFSWSKHSDPSWSRCADGTGAFKQAASVTLGAANACGGGGGGDTTTPVAWPGGGAVATADGSNVFGEDLSGLYQDGGVLWAAQNSGKLWRLVRDGAGWKPDTANGWSSGKTLRFPGGSGSPDSEGVTATSGGIFVASERNGDASGTSRLSVLRYDVSGSGSSLTATKEWNLTSDLPSTGSNLGLEAITWVPDASLTGAGFKDASTGAAYDPAHYAAHSGGVFFVGVEGTGTVYGYVLADSGSYTRVASFSSGMSGVMELQWEPQASRLWAVCDDTCDGQHRTLKVDAMGAFATVAAYNRPSGMPNYNNEGFALSGADECVAGSKPVYWSDDANDGGHALRRGSVSC
- a CDS encoding LacI family transcriptional regulator, translated to MSTPTVYDVAERAGVSIATVSRVYRNPDSVRGETRERVLASARELGYVPSGSARGLASRSTGVLGLCYPDFHDAEADSATASDPGEVTLYSDEVIRGMERAARRHGYALLIASSHADEAGARLTEVAGRVDGLAVLAQAVPDEVLDMVARRVPVVVLAGEPYDGLDHVKVANFDGQLQITRHLLSAHRLRRLAFVGGPADSPDGEARFLGYQAAHLEAGLPLPAEPDLRGDLTQAAGRQAVEALFGASAKGPRPQGLVFANDQMAVGALHALQERGIDVPGDIAVTGFDGIPLSRLVRPTLTTVLQPMGRLGVEAVELLVARLAERDRAPEARLLPVAAVLRESCGCPAGTGA
- a CDS encoding extracellular solute-binding protein, which codes for MARPAKTVTGISVAVAAALSLTACGGGSGAQQSADAKQTLTVWGMGEEAKRLAEVAKDFEKDNPNVTVKVTPIGWDVVGQKMTAAAAAGKLPDMAQMGSTMMGQYIALDVLEPVNTKTFKKSDFFPATWNSNVVDGTAYGVPWYADVRGLYYRTDLAKKAGVDKAPVTWADHHALAEAYKKNGAQYGTALQPGNTGAWQSWLQFLYSEGGSLTDADGKSALGSPEAVKAFETWGSYFKDGLAKKNFVPGADVAKTFAKGEEPTFMSGPWMVQNLNEQQPQLKGKWKTAPLPAGPKGSVSWVGGASLVTFKDSEHKAAAEKFTQYLTTPETQAAWYGATKSLPANKAAYDRPEIKDSAEADSLKVFRGALDTGKEIPALEKWNEIAAAIEGTLEKIAQGGDPATEAKKLQATTEGLISR
- a CDS encoding sugar ABC transporter permease, which gives rise to MGQQAPTGPELRPDRLSRQNLAGWLYSTPFLALFLTFMAFPIIATLLMSFTDFGLRNVTHPLDARFVGLDNYTALFGDPKFMKALFNTCYFVVLGVPLTIGSGLVAAVLLNSGIDRFRTFFRVGFYVPVVTAIVAVAVIWRFVLDPSEGLIAGLGAQLGFSTPDFLASKALAMPSLIVMAVWRNMGTAMVLFLAGLQAIPVEVREAAKLDGAGAFQEFRRITVPLLRPTMLYVAVMTTIGFLNVFEEPFVMTDGGPGDSTLTVSLHMYKEGFSFFHMGSASAMAYVLFTIVLAVTLLQFRLLKDKTR